One genomic window of Devosia salina includes the following:
- a CDS encoding GntR family transcriptional regulator has product MATKSVPKYQSVHDEVLNRLDSGMYSVGTRLPTEEALAKAFDVSRVTVRKALDMLVQSGYITARQGSGYVVSTLSPPSSSCLVSFTDQVIREGRMPGAKLLGIDAPAKSVPPEVAALFDSELTLIRRLRTVDGAPVMLVRTWVPSHLVDGISAEDLPETGQNQSILRILGRRFKMQWTRACEVISSLVADAEIAELLDVKPNAPILSQACTAFDEDQKPVFYDQVYRQSPITYNLDKSAPTRTAGTSA; this is encoded by the coding sequence GTGGCAACCAAGTCCGTTCCAAAATACCAGTCGGTGCACGACGAGGTGCTCAACAGGCTGGATTCCGGCATGTATTCGGTCGGAACGCGCCTTCCTACCGAGGAAGCATTGGCGAAGGCGTTCGACGTCAGCCGTGTCACCGTGCGCAAGGCGCTCGATATGCTCGTTCAGTCTGGATACATCACCGCGCGCCAGGGCAGTGGCTACGTCGTTTCCACGCTTTCGCCACCATCATCGAGCTGCCTTGTCTCGTTCACGGATCAGGTTATCCGTGAGGGGCGGATGCCCGGGGCCAAGCTGCTGGGTATCGATGCGCCTGCAAAGTCGGTGCCCCCGGAAGTTGCCGCTCTGTTTGACAGTGAATTGACACTGATCCGTCGTTTGCGAACCGTCGATGGCGCGCCCGTCATGCTCGTTCGTACCTGGGTGCCAAGCCATCTGGTGGATGGCATCAGCGCCGAAGATTTGCCCGAAACGGGTCAAAATCAATCCATCCTGCGTATTCTCGGACGGCGGTTCAAGATGCAGTGGACGCGCGCCTGTGAGGTTATCAGCTCGCTGGTCGCGGATGCCGAGATCGCTGAACTGCTGGACGTAAAGCCCAACGCGCCCATTCTTTCGCAGGCCTGTACGGCGTTCGACGAGGACCAGAAGCCGGTCTTTTACGACCAAGTCTACCGTCAGTCGCCCATCACCTACAACCTCGACAAATCCGCCCCCACGCGAACAGCCGGAACCTCTGCATAA
- a CDS encoding aldehyde dehydrogenase family protein yields MTMLELNPEVSDFLSSVQGLRIGAEQVQARETIEVLNPSTEEPLAQVACGDADHIEAAVATARKALSGPWGTMSSHDRGVLIWRLADAIEARKEIFGQLDALDNGKPFAKARDVDAVYSARHFRYFAGWASKIEGRTIPVSDPRRFNYTRAEPVGVCGLITPWNYPTLMVAWKLAPALAAGNTVVLKPAEQTPLSALYLADLALEVGFPPGVLNVVAGLGAGAGAALASHRGVDKIGFTGSTETGRRIVAASTGNLKKVSLELGGKAANIIFPDADIEAAIEGSFWALFGNNGQSCTAGARLFVHSSIRDQVVAGLARRANALSVGPGMDSEGHDLGPIISQHQMDKVLSYVGQGQAEGAQCVAGGKRVRSAGYFVAPTVLDGVTDTMSVAREEIFGPVMAVLSFDDEAEVLSRANNTDFGLAAGLWTNDVSRAHRMAARLQAGTIWINTWGDTDAASPFGGMKQSGYGREMGQEAIALYSQTKSVWLGLKESDLI; encoded by the coding sequence ATGACCATGCTGGAGCTCAACCCCGAGGTTTCCGATTTTCTGAGTTCTGTCCAGGGACTGCGCATTGGCGCTGAGCAGGTTCAGGCTCGCGAAACCATTGAGGTTCTCAACCCCTCCACCGAGGAGCCTCTGGCGCAGGTTGCCTGCGGTGATGCCGACCATATCGAGGCCGCCGTCGCTACGGCCCGAAAGGCGCTTTCCGGGCCCTGGGGCACCATGTCCAGCCACGATCGCGGTGTGCTGATTTGGCGGTTGGCAGACGCGATCGAAGCCCGCAAGGAGATATTCGGGCAGCTCGACGCACTCGATAACGGCAAGCCCTTTGCAAAGGCCCGCGACGTGGATGCGGTCTATTCCGCCCGCCACTTCCGCTATTTCGCCGGCTGGGCCAGCAAGATTGAAGGGCGCACCATTCCCGTTTCCGATCCACGCCGGTTCAACTATACCCGCGCCGAGCCAGTGGGGGTGTGCGGGTTGATCACGCCTTGGAACTATCCAACGCTGATGGTCGCCTGGAAGCTGGCGCCGGCGCTTGCGGCTGGCAATACCGTAGTGCTCAAGCCTGCCGAACAGACGCCGCTGAGCGCTCTCTATCTCGCCGACTTGGCGCTCGAAGTTGGTTTTCCGCCGGGCGTCCTCAACGTCGTGGCCGGCCTAGGCGCTGGCGCCGGTGCAGCCTTGGCGAGCCACAGGGGCGTCGATAAGATCGGCTTTACCGGTTCGACCGAAACCGGCCGAAGGATCGTTGCCGCATCGACTGGAAATCTCAAGAAGGTTTCGCTCGAGCTCGGTGGCAAGGCTGCCAACATCATTTTCCCTGACGCCGACATCGAAGCTGCGATCGAAGGTTCGTTCTGGGCGCTGTTCGGAAATAACGGGCAATCGTGCACGGCGGGCGCGCGGCTCTTTGTGCACAGCTCCATTCGCGATCAGGTGGTCGCCGGTCTGGCCAGGCGGGCCAATGCACTTTCGGTTGGCCCGGGGATGGATTCGGAAGGTCATGATCTGGGCCCCATCATCTCCCAGCATCAGATGGACAAAGTTCTTTCCTATGTCGGGCAGGGGCAGGCCGAGGGTGCTCAGTGTGTTGCCGGCGGCAAGCGCGTTCGCAGCGCCGGGTACTTCGTCGCGCCGACCGTGCTCGACGGAGTGACTGATACCATGTCGGTCGCGAGGGAAGAGATTTTCGGACCCGTCATGGCAGTGCTTTCGTTTGACGATGAAGCTGAGGTGCTTTCGCGCGCCAACAATACCGACTTTGGGCTGGCCGCTGGCCTTTGGACCAATGACGTATCTCGCGCCCACAGGATGGCGGCACGGCTGCAGGCCGGCACCATCTGGATCAACACCTGGGGCGATACGGACGCGGCTTCCCCCTTCGGCGGCATGAAACAAAGCGGCTATGGCCGCGAAATGGGTCAGGAGGCGATTGCGCTTTATTCGCAAACCAAGAGCGTATGGCTCGGTCTCAAGGAATCTGATTTGATCTAA
- a CDS encoding tagatose 1,6-diphosphate aldolase has product MPAPFKPHEPIYGVAVDQGSGLAAVIAAARGADARDDDLQTFKRIVVETASPQATTLLVDSNYGPQLLPHMAPTCIPMLAFEADVYHIADEDRITRLPDNLTVEQFPALGAPVLKFFLYYGPNDPAELNKRKFDLVRSIGDRCRAQGTTFLFEPIVYDRAVSDGASKEYALLKPELVRRAVEDFVNPDYKIDILKIEIPVTLDYVEGFGTPAMSRRDAEAAVVDVSNAAGDMPFVYLSAGVTYERFVEGLKFCKSSSGEAAGFMCGRALWSDAIGIFGSEGANAMARWMETTGRDRLAGMSEAIA; this is encoded by the coding sequence ATGCCCGCTCCTTTTAAACCCCATGAGCCCATCTACGGCGTGGCCGTCGACCAAGGCAGTGGCCTGGCAGCAGTGATTGCCGCTGCCCGCGGCGCCGATGCGCGCGATGACGACCTCCAGACTTTCAAACGGATTGTTGTGGAAACGGCCAGCCCCCAGGCGACGACCCTGCTCGTCGACTCCAACTACGGTCCCCAATTGCTGCCGCACATGGCTCCGACCTGCATTCCTATGCTTGCTTTCGAAGCCGACGTCTATCATATCGCCGACGAGGACCGCATCACTCGCCTGCCCGATAACCTCACCGTGGAACAGTTCCCGGCCCTCGGCGCGCCTGTGCTGAAATTCTTCCTGTATTACGGCCCCAACGATCCTGCCGAGCTGAACAAGCGCAAGTTCGATCTCGTGCGCTCCATCGGAGATCGCTGCCGGGCTCAGGGTACCACGTTCCTATTTGAACCCATCGTCTATGATCGCGCCGTTTCTGATGGTGCATCGAAGGAGTACGCGCTGCTCAAGCCCGAACTGGTGCGACGTGCCGTCGAGGATTTCGTCAACCCGGACTACAAGATCGATATTCTCAAGATTGAGATCCCGGTTACGTTGGATTACGTCGAGGGCTTCGGGACGCCTGCGATGAGCCGCCGCGACGCAGAGGCCGCGGTAGTGGATGTGTCCAACGCCGCGGGCGACATGCCGTTTGTCTATCTCAGCGCCGGGGTGACTTACGAGCGGTTTGTCGAAGGGTTGAAGTTCTGCAAGTCCAGCTCCGGCGAGGCGGCAGGCTTCATGTGTGGTCGCGCGCTTTGGAGCGATGCCATTGGCATTTTCGGATCAGAGGGAGCAAACGCCATGGCTCGCTGGATGGAAACAACCGGCCGCGACCGGCTTGCGGGCATGAGCGAGGCCATCGCATGA